CCACCCAAGAGAGAACCAGGTCTAATTAGAAGATTAGATGAGAAGTATTTTAGAAAAGTTGAAGCTGTTGAATTTGCAGTGAAATATGATGATGGAAAAGATGCTAGAGGTATAAAAAAAGCTGATATAGTACTTATAGGAGTTTCTAGAACATCTAAAACACCTCTGAGTATGTATTTAGCACATAAAAACATTAAGGTTGCTAATGTACCGTTGATTCCTGAAGTATTACCTCCAGAAGGAATATTTGAAATTGATCATAAAAAAATAATTGGTTTAACAGCGAATCCTGAAAAACTAAATCAAATAAGGCAAGAAAGGCTAAAAACTTTAGGATTAAGCAATAATGCTAACTATGCAGCAATGGAAAGAATACTAGAAGAATTAACATATGCAGAAAAAATAATGAAAAAATTAAGTTGTACGATAATAGATGTTTCAAATAAAGCAGTAGAAGAAACTGCTGGTATAATATTAGACATGATTAAATATAGTTGAAATATGTATTTATAATTTCACACAAAAAAGTTAATAATATAAAGAGTATACTTGAATATATACTCTTTATTTTTGTTAAGTAGAGAACTATAATTCTTGATTAAAGCAAGTGGTTTTTCTGCAATTCATATTCAGTTGATTATGAATAGGAAAAAATGAACATTATGTAAATGGAAAATTATTACTAAAAATCTTCGTTAAAATTTAAAGGATTATGCTTATATATGTTGTATATATATATTAAAATGATTATATATTTGAATTTATAATAAACCCAGATTATTTAAAAGACTATGAGCAAAGAATTTAAATCGATGAATTTAAGCGAATAATTTAGGGTTAAACTAAGAGGGGATTCAAATATGCAAATTAGAGAAAAAACTGAAATGCTCGAAAAAAACATTTTATCCAAGTATGCTACTTTTAGTAAAAATAGCTTGGGTAGAAAAAAAGAAGAAGATAAATGTTCTATCAGAACTGAATATCAGAGAGATAGAGATAGAATTATACACTCTAAAGCTTTTAGGAGATTAAAGCATAAAACACAAGTTTTTATTGCACCAGAAGGCGATCATTTTAGAACAAGGCTCACACATACATTAGAAGTATCTCAAATAGCAAGAACAATAGCTAGAGCTTTGAGATTAAATGAAGATTTAACTGAAGCTATAGCTTTAGGACATGATTTAGGTCATACACCTTTTGGTCATTCAGGAGAAACAGTATTAGATGAATTACATCCAAATGGATTTAAACATAATGAACATAGTTTAAGAATTGTTGATTATATTGAAATAAGAAATGGACATAAAGGATTAAATTTGACATACGAGGTAAGAGATGGGATATTAAATCATACTGGAAAGAAAAAACCTTGTACTATAGAAGGTCAGTTAGTACGTATATGTGATAGAATTGCATATATAAATCATGATATAGATGATTCATTAAGAGCAGGAATTTTAAAAATTGAAATGTTACCAAAAGATTGTTTGGATTTTGTAGGTTATACTCATGGTAATAGAATAAATAACATGATAATAGATATTATAAATAATAGTCAAAACAGTAATATGATTTGTATGAGTAGTGAAATGCAATATTTTACAGACAAATTAAGGAGATTTATGTTTGACAATGTATACTTTAATAAAACTGCAAAAAAAGAAGAAGACAAAGCTAAATACATCATTCGACAATTATATAGTTATTATATTTATAATATAAATAAATTACCACAAGAAATAAAAAATATTGATGCAAATAAGGAAGATATAGTATGTTACTATGTAGCAGGTATGACAGACAGATATGCCATTAATAAGTTCAATAATTTATTCGTTCCAAAACCTTGGGATAAATACTAAAAAAATTTTTAAAAAAAAGGGAAAAATAGATTTATGTCGAATAAATATATGATGATTGACTTTTATAGAAATAATCCAAAATTTTAATTTGGAATGAATCCGATTATTACTAGAAATAAACTAGTAGGAGTTTCATAGAAATAAACTCTTATTAGTTCTTAAAATGAATTATTACAATAATTTAAAGATTACAACAATATTTTACATTTATTCTTTGGAGGAAATATGAAAATTGTGGAGAAATAATAATAAAGGAGGTATATATGCTATATACCTTATCAGATGATTTAATTGATAAAATAAAAGAAAATAATGACATTGTTGAAGTTATTTCTGATTATATAGAATTAAATAGGGCAGGAGCTAATTATAAAGCTTGTTGTCCATTTCATAAAGAAAAAACTCCATCATTTATGGTTTCTCCTACTAAACAGATATATCATTGTTTTGGGTGTGGAGAAGGAGGAGATGTGATTAGCTTTATATCAAAATATCTAAATGTAGATTTTGTTGAAGCAGCAAAAATTTTAGCAGATAGAGCTGGTATAGAGTTAGAAAAAAAAGATGAAAATAATGAAATTAAAATCAGAAATGAAGTATTGTTTCAAATTAATAGAGAAGCAGCTATATTTTTTTATAAAAACTTAAGAAATAATCCTAAAGCTGTTGCTTATTTACGTAATAGAGGTATAGATTATGAAACTATTAAGAATTTTGGCTTAGGATTTGCTCTTGATAATTGGGATGATTTAAAAAGATATTTAGTAAAAAAAGGATATGAAGAGAAGTTAATCTATAAAGCTGGTTTAATAGTTGAAAGGAATAATAAAAATGGGTATTACAACAGATTTAGAAATAGAGTTATATTTCCAATAAAAAATAATAGAAATAAAATTATTGGTTTTGGCGGAAGAGTTATAGATGATACTTTACCTAAATATTTAAACTCACCAGATACTCCGATTTTTAACAAAAGATATAATTTATATGGAATAAACAATGTAATTAAGTATTCAGAAGATGAAAAAGTTTTTTTAGCTGAAGGCTATATGGATGTTATTACTTTGTTTAATCATGGTATTAAAAATGCAGTGGCTTCATTAGGGACAGCATTCACTGAATATCAAGCAAAGTTATTAAAGAAATATAGAAGAGATGTTTATATTTGCTATGATTCAGATGAAGCCGGTCAAAATGCGGTTAATTCAGCTTTTGAAATTTTAAATAGATATGATATAAAAGCAAAGGTTGTAATATTTGATAGGGCTAAAGATCCTGATGAATATCTAAGAAAATATGGTATTAATATGTTTAATGAGTTAGTGAGAAATTCGCTTGGATTTATTGATTATAAAATACACTATTATAAGAAAAAATATGATTTACAAACTACTTCAGGTAAAATAGATTTTACAAAAGAAATAACAAAACTTCTTTCAAATATAAAAAGTTCAGTAGAAAAAGATGTGTATATTAAAAAAATATCTCAAGAAACGGGTATTTCACCTGAAGCTATAAATAGAGATTCTTCGGGTTTTCTATATAGTAGCAAGGACAAGTATATAAAAAGACATTATAGATATACTAATAAGGATAAAATATCTCCAGTAAAAACTATACTGAAATCAGGCTACATGACTGCTGAAAACAGTTTACTCAATTTAATTATAACAGATAAAACTGTTTTTGATAAGATTAATGATGAATTTAAGCCTAAAGATTTTTTAGATAAAATAGATATTAAAATAGCTGAAAAAATCTATGATATATATGAAAAAAGAAGTTATATCGATTTAGCCGATCTAAAAGAAATATGTAATGATAAAGAATTGAATAAGTTAGAAGTTATTTTAGATTTGGATATAAAAATTAGTTACGATAGCAAAGAAAAAGCAGTAAAGGATTATATGAGTGTAATAAAGAGACAAAGCTTAAAACTTCAAAATGATAAAATTAAAAATCAAATAAATGAAATAGAAATAAAAAAAGATAAAAGTGTTGATGATATTAAAAAATTAAAGTTATTATTACAGCAACTTATAAAAATAAAAGAGAAGATAAGGCTTCATGATAAGTTTCACTAGAGGAGGCGTAAGTAATGAGTAAGGTAGATAAAAAGAATTACAAAAATAAAGAAATATTGATTAAAGCAGCTAAAAAACTTATAGAAACAGGGAAGAAAAAGGGTGTCTTAACCTACAAAGAAATAATAGATGCACTTGAAAATATGGATTTAAACCCTCAACAAATTGATGATATATACCAATCTTTAGAGGATATGGGAATTCAAATTGTTGGAAAGAAAAACAATGAAATTGTAGATAAAGATGAAGATAATGACATTACTAACGATGCATTACTTGTGCCTAAAGGAATAAATGTAGATGATCCCGTAAGAATGTATTTAAAAGAAATAGGAAAAGTCCCTCTTTTAACAGCAGAAGAAGAAATTGATCTTGCTAAACGTATGGAAGAAGGAGACGAAGGAGCTAAAAGAAGGTTGGCAGAAGCAAACCTAAGACTTGTTGTTAGTATTGCAAAAAGATACGTTGGTAGAGGTATGTTGTTTCTTGATTTAATTCAAGAAGGAAATATGGGTTTGATAAAAGCTGTTGAAAAATTTGATTATACTAAAGGATACAAATTTAGTACTTATGCTACTTGGTGGATACGTCAAGCAATAACTAGAGCTATCGCTGATCAAGCTAGAACGATAAGAATACCTGTACACATGGTAGAAACGATAAATAAACTTATAAGAGTTTCTAGACAATTATTGCAAGACTTGGGAAGAGATCCTTTACCAGAAGAAATAGCAACTGAAATGAATTTAGATGAAGAAAAAGTACGAGAAATAATAAAAATTGCTCAAGAACCAGTATCATTAGAGACACCTATTGGAGAAGAAGAGGATAGTCATTTAGGCGATTTTTTACCAGATACTGAAGCTCAGGCACCTTCTGAAGCTGCAACGTTTACAATGCTAAAAGAACAACTTATAGAGGTATTAGACACATTAACTGAAAGAGAGCAAAAAGTATTAAGATTAAGATTTGGTTTAGATGATGGGAGAGCAAGAACTTTAGAAGAAGTTGGAAGAGAATTTGATGTAACCCGTGAAAGAATTAGACAGATTGAAGCTAAGGCTTTGAGAAAATTAAGACATCCTAGTAGAAGTAAAAAATTAAAAGACTTTTTAGAGTAAAAAAATTCTATTAGAGTATTTTGGCTTGTTAAGTTAATTAAAAAAGTAGTTTAACTACAGCTAAATATCTAGATATCAGGTAAATTTTAAATCACTTGACTCAAAAAAAATTACTTACTCCTACTTATGATTTGAGTCTAAATAATTGATAAATTAGCTTTTTATAGCTTGTATAGTTCGTATAAGAAAATGAGATAAAGCGAGCGATCTGAATATATTTATTCAGTATTCTCGCTTTTAATTATATGTAGTATGTATTGTGAAAATTGAATAAATACAACTTATTTTTCAAATGTATGCATACATATTTATTTAGCTTTAGAAGTTTAGATTTATTTTTATAAGAATTTATTGAAACATACTAAAAAGTTTTTCTCTACTTATAGAAGTTGGAGTCTAAAAAATGTAAAGGAGAAAATTATGAAACTTTCACCTAGATTAACAAGTATAGTAAATATGGTTCCAAAAGAGAGTCTGGTAGTTGATATTGGAACAGATCATGGTTTTGTACCTGTATATTTGATAGAAAACAAAATCTGTAATTATATAATAGCTTCAGATGTAAATATAGGACCATTAAATATAGCTAAAGAATATATAAAAAGTAAAAACTTAACTGAAAAAATAGAAACAAGATTAGGTAGTGGATTAAAAGTATTAGATCCTAATGAAGTTGATGTAGCAATTATAGCAGGTATGGGTGGTATTTTAATTGCTGACATATTAGAAGCTTCAAGGGAAGTTGCTAAATCTATACCTTTTTTTATTTTACAACCGATGACAGCATCAGATAAATTGAGAAAATATTTATACGATAATGATTATTCAATAATAAATGAAAAGTTGTCAAGAGAAAGTGATAGAGTATATGAAATATTATTAGTAAAGCATAAAAAAGAAAAAATTACAGATAGCATTTATTATGAAATAGGAAAAAAATTAATTGAACAAAAAGACCCACTATTAGAGTTTTTTATTAGCAAAAAACTTGATAAGATAAATAAAATTTTGAACAATATTAAAGATAATAGTGAAAATAATGAAAAGTACAAAGATTTACAAAAAAAATACAATAAAATATTGGAGGTGAAGAATAAATATGAAAGTGAAAAAGATATGTGATGCAATGAATAAACTTGCTCCTGTCAAGCTAGCTGAAAAATGGGATAATTGTGGTTTGCAAATTGGAAATCCCCATAAAGAAGTTAAAAAAATACTATTAGCATTAGATGCAACTGAAGCTATAGTAACTGAAGCTGTAAAGTTAAATTATGATATGATTATAACTCATCATCCTTTTATTTTTAAGCCATTGAATAGTATTGATTTGAGTACTTATAAAGGTAGATTAATAAAAAAATTAATTAATAATGATATTGCCATATACTCTAGCCATACTAATTTAGATGCTTGTAAAGATGGAGTAAATGATGTATTATCAAAGGTTTTAGATTTAAAAGACGTTGAAATTTTGGATGATAGTAGTATTGAAAAATTCTTAAAAATCATAGTCTATGTACCTACGACTCATGCAGAAGCTCTTAGAGAAAAACTAAATGAGGCTGGGGCAGGAGATATTGGTAATTATAGTCATTGTAGCTTTACTACTGAAGGTATAGGTACTTTTATGCCAAAAGAAAATACCAATCCTTTTATAGGAGAGGTTAATAGGCTAGAAAAAGTTAATGAAGCTAAAATTGAAACAATAATACATAAGACAGCTTTAAATAACATAATAGATATTATATTAAAGAACCATCCATATGAAGAACCAGCATATGATATTTATCAATTAGAAAACAAACAAATTATTAGTGGAATAGGAAGAATTGGTTATATATCTAAAACAATGACATTAGAAGATTTAGCTAAGTTTACGAATAAGAAACTAAGATGTACGAGTATGAGAGTATATGGAGATTTAAAAAGAGCTATAAAAAGAGTTGCGGTTTGTGGAGGAAGTGGGGCTTCATATATAACGCTAGCATCAGCAAAGGGTGCAGATGTATTAATAACAGGAGATATACGTTCATTTGAAGCACAGCAAGCATATGAACTTGGAATAGCAGTCATTGATGCAGAACATTACAATACTGAAAGAGTTGTATTAAAAGAATTACAAGAATATTTGCATAGGTTAGAAAAAGAAATTCATATATCAATTTCAAATAATGATAATAATGCCCAGTATTATATTATTTAAACGTTATTGGTGACTAAAAATATATTTAAAACATAGCCAAAAGTATGTATT
The genomic region above belongs to Abyssisolibacter fermentans and contains:
- a CDS encoding pyruvate, water dikinase regulatory protein gives rise to the protein MEKGVVVYVLSDSIGETGEQVAKAALSQFNSSKHEIRRFPYITDNEHIKEIVDEAKYEKCIIVFTIVVVELRNYLIKKCKENNIKCFDLMTPLLDHLQDTIAQPPKREPGLIRRLDEKYFRKVEAVEFAVKYDDGKDARGIKKADIVLIGVSRTSKTPLSMYLAHKNIKVANVPLIPEVLPPEGIFEIDHKKIIGLTANPEKLNQIRQERLKTLGLSNNANYAAMERILEELTYAEKIMKKLSCTIIDVSNKAVEETAGIILDMIKYS
- a CDS encoding deoxyguanosinetriphosphate triphosphohydrolase, with the protein product MQIREKTEMLEKNILSKYATFSKNSLGRKKEEDKCSIRTEYQRDRDRIIHSKAFRRLKHKTQVFIAPEGDHFRTRLTHTLEVSQIARTIARALRLNEDLTEAIALGHDLGHTPFGHSGETVLDELHPNGFKHNEHSLRIVDYIEIRNGHKGLNLTYEVRDGILNHTGKKKPCTIEGQLVRICDRIAYINHDIDDSLRAGILKIEMLPKDCLDFVGYTHGNRINNMIIDIINNSQNSNMICMSSEMQYFTDKLRRFMFDNVYFNKTAKKEEDKAKYIIRQLYSYYIYNINKLPQEIKNIDANKEDIVCYYVAGMTDRYAINKFNNLFVPKPWDKY
- the dnaG gene encoding DNA primase — protein: MLYTLSDDLIDKIKENNDIVEVISDYIELNRAGANYKACCPFHKEKTPSFMVSPTKQIYHCFGCGEGGDVISFISKYLNVDFVEAAKILADRAGIELEKKDENNEIKIRNEVLFQINREAAIFFYKNLRNNPKAVAYLRNRGIDYETIKNFGLGFALDNWDDLKRYLVKKGYEEKLIYKAGLIVERNNKNGYYNRFRNRVIFPIKNNRNKIIGFGGRVIDDTLPKYLNSPDTPIFNKRYNLYGINNVIKYSEDEKVFLAEGYMDVITLFNHGIKNAVASLGTAFTEYQAKLLKKYRRDVYICYDSDEAGQNAVNSAFEILNRYDIKAKVVIFDRAKDPDEYLRKYGINMFNELVRNSLGFIDYKIHYYKKKYDLQTTSGKIDFTKEITKLLSNIKSSVEKDVYIKKISQETGISPEAINRDSSGFLYSSKDKYIKRHYRYTNKDKISPVKTILKSGYMTAENSLLNLIITDKTVFDKINDEFKPKDFLDKIDIKIAEKIYDIYEKRSYIDLADLKEICNDKELNKLEVILDLDIKISYDSKEKAVKDYMSVIKRQSLKLQNDKIKNQINEIEIKKDKSVDDIKKLKLLLQQLIKIKEKIRLHDKFH
- the rpoD gene encoding RNA polymerase sigma factor RpoD, with the protein product MSKVDKKNYKNKEILIKAAKKLIETGKKKGVLTYKEIIDALENMDLNPQQIDDIYQSLEDMGIQIVGKKNNEIVDKDEDNDITNDALLVPKGINVDDPVRMYLKEIGKVPLLTAEEEIDLAKRMEEGDEGAKRRLAEANLRLVVSIAKRYVGRGMLFLDLIQEGNMGLIKAVEKFDYTKGYKFSTYATWWIRQAITRAIADQARTIRIPVHMVETINKLIRVSRQLLQDLGRDPLPEEIATEMNLDEEKVREIIKIAQEPVSLETPIGEEEDSHLGDFLPDTEAQAPSEAATFTMLKEQLIEVLDTLTEREQKVLRLRFGLDDGRARTLEEVGREFDVTRERIRQIEAKALRKLRHPSRSKKLKDFLE
- a CDS encoding tRNA (adenine(22)-N(1))-methyltransferase, which translates into the protein MKLSPRLTSIVNMVPKESLVVDIGTDHGFVPVYLIENKICNYIIASDVNIGPLNIAKEYIKSKNLTEKIETRLGSGLKVLDPNEVDVAIIAGMGGILIADILEASREVAKSIPFFILQPMTASDKLRKYLYDNDYSIINEKLSRESDRVYEILLVKHKKEKITDSIYYEIGKKLIEQKDPLLEFFISKKLDKINKILNNIKDNSENNEKYKDLQKKYNKILEVKNKYESEKDM
- a CDS encoding Nif3-like dinuclear metal center hexameric protein, with translation MKVKKICDAMNKLAPVKLAEKWDNCGLQIGNPHKEVKKILLALDATEAIVTEAVKLNYDMIITHHPFIFKPLNSIDLSTYKGRLIKKLINNDIAIYSSHTNLDACKDGVNDVLSKVLDLKDVEILDDSSIEKFLKIIVYVPTTHAEALREKLNEAGAGDIGNYSHCSFTTEGIGTFMPKENTNPFIGEVNRLEKVNEAKIETIIHKTALNNIIDIILKNHPYEEPAYDIYQLENKQIISGIGRIGYISKTMTLEDLAKFTNKKLRCTSMRVYGDLKRAIKRVAVCGGSGASYITLASAKGADVLITGDIRSFEAQQAYELGIAVIDAEHYNTERVVLKELQEYLHRLEKEIHISISNNDNNAQYYII